The Anabaena sp. PCC 7108 region AACAGATATAGCAAAAACTCTCCTCTCATTTGGGGAATGGGTCGTGCTGCTATTAAGCAAGAACAAACAACAAATAGATATAATCGAAACTCAACTCTCATTTTGGGCGTGGGTTGTGCTGCACCCAGAAATCCCGATTATTCTGTGTGAAGGCGAGAAAAAAGCAGCTAGTTTATTAAGTCAGGGATTTGTAGCGATCGCACTCCCAGGCATCTGGAACGGACGCATTGGCAAAAAAGACTTTGACGAACGCCTACACCCAGACATCATGCCCCTTACCCAACCAGGGCGCAAATTTATCATCCTTTTTGACTACGAAACCAAACCCAAAACCCGTTGGTCAATCTTTCAAGCCACCTTGCGTACAGGCAAAACCATTGAAGCTGTAGGTTGTACCTGTGAAGTCGCACTGCTCCCTGGTCCTGAAAAAGGTGTAGATGATTTTATTGTCGAACGCAGTAAATTAATCGAAAGTGGACAAACAGTTAAATACAGTCAATTCATTGAGCAGAATCAAACTAATACCCGCAATCAAACAATTAATCAAACTGCACCAGTTGAAAACAATCAATTAATCAATCACGGTCAAGTCATAAATTGTCATCAGGTAATTAATCCGATTACACCACTTCAAAGCAATGACTTAACCAATAACAGTCAAATCATAGAATGTCATAAAACAGTAGAGCCAATCTCATCGGTTCAACAACTAAACTTTAAAAGTCAAGTTACAGAATATCATGAAGTAATTAATCAGGTTTCATTACTTAAAAACAATCAATTAATAGACAATGGTCAAGTAGTAGAACATCATCAGCAACTTAGCCAAAACTCAGCATGGCAAAATAATCAATCAACAGAGAATAGTCAAGTAGTAGAACATCATCAAGCAATCAATCAGGATGTACCAGTTTCAATTAATAAAATAAATGCTTTACTAACCACTATCATTGATGATGCGATAAGTCTAAAACAATATCAACGCTCATTCCACACTAGGCATAGGGGACTAAGTAGTAAATACAAACCAGATATTCGTGTCAACGTCAAATACCTGTCATCAGCTGAAAAACTTCCCTCTTCTGGACTGGTAGTATTGTCCAGCGACATGGGGACTAACAAAACCGGACGCATGGCTCAATGGCGGGAAGCAAATCCTGATGTCAAATTCCTCAACACCGGACATCGGGTTAACCTGCTGAAAAACTTAGCGACCCGTCTTAAAACAGATATGTACTCTGATTTAAGTTATGCAGGTTTAGCCAAAGCACAAGCCCTCAGCATCACAATTGACAGCTTACACAAGTTGAACACCCAAATGCTTAACTACGGATGCGTATTTATTGATGAAGCTTGCCAATACTTAACTCACCTACTGCACAGTAAAACCTGTAAAGAATATCGAGCGCAAATATTAGAAGTACTGGAATATATCGTTTATAACGCACCGCTAGTAGTCATCGCTGATGCCCACATGGACGATATCACAGTAGACTTCTTCCGAGCCATGCGTCCATTAGGGGAAAAACCATTTATTCTCAAAAACGATTGGAGAAATGGCGATCGCTTAATCTATTGGTATGAAGGTAAGAATTCCTCAGCCATAGTTGCTCAGATTTCTGCCGCACTGATGAACAAACAGAAAATCATGGTAGCTTCTGATTCCAAGCGTTTCATCAAGAAACTGGAACAATCCCTCACTATGAAAGTACGAGTAGAAGAGGCAGGGAGCAGGGAGCAGGGAGCAGGGGGACTGGATACCTCTGCGGTAGTTAAAGATGGTGCTTCTCGAACTTTATCCCCGATAAATTTAACATCATCTGAAACAGTTAAAGATGACAATTCTCAAGCTTTATCGCAGGTAAATTCAACATCATCTGAAACAGTTAAAGATGGCGATTCTCAAGCTTTATCGCAGGTAAATTCAACATCATCTGAAACAGTTAAAGATGGCGATTCTCAAACTTTCTCACAGGTAAACCCAACATCATCTGAGGCAATTAACAATGGCAATTCTCAAATATCCTTGATAAATTCAGCATCATCTGAGGCAATTAACAATGGCAATTCTCAAATATCCCCGATAAATTCCACCTCATTTGAAACAGTTAAAGATGACAATTCTCAAGCTTTATCGCAGGTAAATTCAACATCATCTGAGGCAATTAACAATGGCAATTCTCAAACTTTCTCACAGGTAAACCCAACATCATCTGAGGCAATTAACAATGGCAATTCTCAAATATCCTTGATAAATTCAGCATCATTTGAAACAGTTAAAGATGACAATTCTCAAGCTTTATCGCAGGTAAATTCAACATCATCTGAGACAGTTAACAATAGCAATTCTACAGCTTTATCGCAGGTAAACCCAACATCATTTGAGACAGCTAACAATGGCAATTTTCCAGATTTATCACAGGTAAATTCCACATCATCTCAAACATTTAAAGATGATAGTTTTCAAATATCACCTTTAAACTCAACATCAGTTGAATCTGAGATAGTTAAAGATGAATCTGCAACAGATAAAGATGGCAATTCTCCAGCTTCATCTCAGGTAAATTCCACATCATCTGCAACAGATAAAAATGAAAATTCTCCAGCTTCATCTCAGGTAAATTCCACATCATCTGCAACAGATAAAAATGGCAATTATCAAATATCACAAGTAAATTCCACATCATCAAATCATTCCCCCACACCCAACACCCGACACCATTCAGACTGCGGCATGAACGCTCAATCGAACGCTAACGCTCACATAAACACCACACCCAAACTGAGATTATGGTCTATTCACTCAGACAACTCAGGTAGCGAAGAAAACGTTGCCTTCATCAAAGATATTACCAACGCCGTCAAAGATGTTGATGCCCTGTTAACCTCCCCCAGTCTCGGTACAGGAGTAGACATCAACGAATATCATTAGTAGAAAAAGATGCTGGTGGTAAATTAAGTCGAGCGATTTCCGCATTTGAGGCCATCCTCAAAGAACCAGATGGAACAATTTTTGACACTAATAGCAATAGACAATACCCAGCCCCACCAACAATTGTGGCAGAAAAAGACCGCCAAGAGCGAGAACATCTGCCTTTGTGTATGGACTGGGGTAATTATTCAGCTAAATGGTTAGCACGGTTTAATTTAGGACTGCATGACATTTTAAAACGGTTGATAGCAGGAGAGGAAGTTACTGCTCGTGATCCTGATTTATTGAGGATGGTGGCGATTGCTAAAGAATACGGGGTGTATATTAAAGCAATTTTGGGCTTTACGGTTCCTGCTGACTGTAAACCAATCTGGTTGTTGGGGACTTTGTTAGACCAACTGGGATTAAAGTTGGATGACCGCAAGGTGGGTCCACGTGGTAAACAGGTGAAAGTTTTCTCGCTTGGACAGGTGGAGTTGGATTTTGCGCTGAAGGTCATAGAGTACCGAGAGCATAAGCGTAACCAGAAGCAGGAAAGAGCAAGGCAAAGTCAGGAAGAACAACGGCGTTATCAGGCTAGAATGCAGTCTAGGCATGGGGTTGCGCCGCCACCTGACCCGGTATCCACTCCCCCCCTTAATGGTATAGGGAATCCTCTAGGGGAGGGGGTGAATATTACGGCTGATGGAGTTGATTTTGCAGCTTGTTCTAGAGATGGTAATGACCTTTCTTTAGCTAATGGTGCTGATAGAGTCGATTTTAGGCAGTTTCACCCGGATGATGGTGATGAAACTCCCTTGATTAATTGTGTTGAGTTACTGAGGACTAGTTTTAAAAAGGGGGTGGAGGCGATAAAGTCGGTGCTTCGTTCCTGGAGTGAGGATAGAAGATGGGGGGCTGTGTTGTTGCTGGAGGACATTGCTGCTGATGATTTGCGATTCCTACGGAGCGCTTCGCTATCGCTCGAACAGTTGATGCCACAAATTTATGATTGGCTGAGTGAATCGGTTTTACCGATGGATTGTTAACTTGATCTCTACGGGAGCAAAACAGAACGAAAGTAGCGGTAATACCCTTCGGGAAGCAAGCTACATGAATTACCTTTACGTAAGAATGAGGTTTTTAGCCACATCTTGCACAAATACTAGAAAATTATTGACACTATTTTAATCACAATGACTGAAATTACAGCTAACTATGATGAAACCTGGAAAGAAGCAATAGGAGATTATTTTGATTCATTTCTTGCCTTCTTTTATCCAGAAATCTATCAACAAATAGATTGGACTAAACCCCCCATTTCTCTAGATAAA contains the following coding sequences:
- a CDS encoding DUF3854 domain-containing protein; its protein translation is MINDNNQSQTSSTSKISLSSNSQSSTPHHLEQQASRQSSTPHHPEQQASSQPSIHPPNNLTAAEYHELAVNSAIHPELIERNFIHIDGTTVFDYLFISNTLPRLNAGRVTSPFLKLYQYATEGGMWISGLDPLNNWQRMEWGRLKSTNPRIDKNGNLVKYESPPKTPNRVIYFDVPDCLGELVAKRYNIQPYHPPLAPPLEEKLNLPSCVNTSPLCADTFPSCADTPNLRADDLYSCVNTSFLCADTPPSYVDTSYSCVNTSPLCADTSPSFWNTPLLFWAWLLLLLSQHKTDIAKTLLSFGEWVVLLLSKNKQQIDIIETQLSFWAWVVLHPEIPIILCEGEKKAASLLSQGFVAIALPGIWNGRIGKKDFDERLHPDIMPLTQPGRKFIILFDYETKPKTRWSIFQATLRTGKTIEAVGCTCEVALLPGPEKGVDDFIVERSKLIESGQTVKYSQFIEQNQTNTRNQTINQTAPVENNQLINHGQVINCHQVINPITPLQSNDLTNNSQIIECHKTVEPISSVQQLNFKSQVTEYHEVINQVSLLKNNQLIDNGQVVEHHQQLSQNSAWQNNQSTENSQVVEHHQAINQDVPVSINKINALLTTIIDDAISLKQYQRSFHTRHRGLSSKYKPDIRVNVKYLSSAEKLPSSGLVVLSSDMGTNKTGRMAQWREANPDVKFLNTGHRVNLLKNLATRLKTDMYSDLSYAGLAKAQALSITIDSLHKLNTQMLNYGCVFIDEACQYLTHLLHSKTCKEYRAQILEVLEYIVYNAPLVVIADAHMDDITVDFFRAMRPLGEKPFILKNDWRNGDRLIYWYEGKNSSAIVAQISAALMNKQKIMVASDSKRFIKKLEQSLTMKVRVEEAGSREQGAGGLDTSAVVKDGASRTLSPINLTSSETVKDDNSQALSQVNSTSSETVKDGDSQALSQVNSTSSETVKDGDSQTFSQVNPTSSEAINNGNSQISLINSASSEAINNGNSQISPINSTSFETVKDDNSQALSQVNSTSSEAINNGNSQTFSQVNPTSSEAINNGNSQISLINSASFETVKDDNSQALSQVNSTSSETVNNSNSTALSQVNPTSFETANNGNFPDLSQVNSTSSQTFKDDSFQISPLNSTSVESEIVKDESATDKDGNSPASSQVNSTSSATDKNENSPASSQVNSTSSATDKNGNYQISQVNSTSSNHSPTPNTRHHSDCGMNAQSNANAHINTTPKLRLWSIHSDNSGSEENVAFIKDITNAVKDVDALLTSPSLGTGVDINEYH